The Gemmatirosa kalamazoonensis nucleotide sequence TCTCGAATACCAGCTCGAGGACGCCCTTCTCCGTCTCGCCGACGACGACGAGATCCTCGCCGTACACGAACACGCCCATGCGGTGCTCCGACTGATCCTTCGCGAGGCGGTAGCTCGCGACGAGCTGTCCCGCGGAGTCGCCGACGACGACGACCGCGGGCATGGTGCGGTCGTGGTTGTACGTCGCGACGCGGAAGGTCGCGACGGGACGCGTGGCGGGCGTCGCGGACTGCGCAGCGAGTGGGGCGGCGGCGACGATGCCGGCGACGCCGAGCGCGCCCGTGAGCACACGGGCAAGAGTGCGAGCGTTCATTGGAGAAGACCTCATCGAATGGTGAGCGTCGTGCATCGTCTCGTGTCGTCGATCGTGATGTTTCGCCGGCGTGAGGGCTCTACGCCGGGCCTCGTGGCGGAGTTTCAACGCCGCGCACACGGATGCATCACGCGCGATCGTTAGGCACGTCCGCGGGCGGACGACGGCACCATTCATGGCATCGCGGACGCGAGCGGCTCCCGGTCCGGAACCGGGACGGAGCGGGCCTCCGCGCGCCGGCCGGCGGGGTTCACCTCGGTCGGGGCGGCGGCGGGCGCGGCGGCCGATCGATGCGGCCCGCGTCACGCTGGATCCCGGCTGGGCGGTGCCTGGCGGCCTCTGTGGTGTATCATTCACGTGCTAGCACTCGCGTATCGATCGGCATGGGCCGGTCGTCATCACGTGAGCCGCACCGTTTTCCGTACCAGCAGTACCACAAGTGACCGCACGACCGACAAATCGTTCCCGCTCCGGGCCGAAACCGGGGGGCCGCCCAGCCGACGCCGCCCCCTCCCGCGCCCCGGAGCACCGCGGACATCCCGACCACAGCGGCCCCGAGCCGCGCGGGCGCCCCCGGCGCCGCAAATCCAAGGGTTCCGCCCCCGCCGTCCGCCTGACGTCGCTCCCGACCGGGCGCCGCGCCTATACCGACACCCGCGAGTGGCTGCTCGACCGCCACGGCCCGGTGTGCGCCTACTGCGGGTTGAAGCACGAGCCCACGGCCATCACGCTCGACCACGTGACCCCGCGGCGCGGGCAGACCGCGTACGACCGGCGCGACAACCTGGTCCTCGCCTGCCAGCGCTGCAACGGCAACAAGGCGGACACGCCGATCCTCGCCTTCCTGCTCGGCCGCCCTCAGCGGGCGGAGACGCTGCTCCGCTACGGGCAGCACCTGAGCCCCATGCTGCTCGACCTCGCGCGCCAGGTCGCCGGCGAGGAAGCGGCGGCCCGCGCCGAGCGGCTCGCCGACCCGGACTACCCGTACGCCGACTGACCCCGCGTGGGCCGTCGCCCCCGGGTCTCCCGCGTGCCCCACGGGGCCGTCGCCGGTACCCTCGCCGTCAGCGCGCTCGTCGGCGCCTGCGCCCCCGCGCCGGTGCGCCGCCCCACCGTCCCCGCTCCGGTGACGGTCGAGCCCAGCCGCCTGGCCACGGTCGCCACGCTCGTCGCGGCGCCGCCCGCCGCGGTGGGGATGGACCCGCGGCTTCCGGCGCGCCTCGACTCCATCGTCCGCGCGGCGCTCGCCGCCGATGCCGCGCCGGGCGCCAGCCTCGCGGTCGGCCGCTGGGGACGGCTCGTCCACCTGCGGGGCTACGGCGCCACCGACTGGGCCCCCGGCGCGCCCGCCGTCACCGACTCGACGCTCTACGACCTGGCGTCGCTCACGAAGGTGATCGCCACGACGACGTCGGCGATGATCCTCGAGGAGGAGGGCCGACTCGACGTGTCGCGCCCGGTGCACGACTACCTGCCGGAGCTCGATGCGCCGGACAAGGCGGCCATCACGGTGCGCATGCTGCTCACCCACTCGGGCGGCCTGGAGGCGTACGCGCCGCTGTACACCAAGTACCGCGGGCGGGCCGAGTACCTCGCGCAGATCAACGCGCGGCCGCTGAAGTACGTGCCCGGGACGCAGATGGTGTACAGCGACTGGGACATGGTGCTGCTGCAGGCAGTGATCGAGCGCGTCACGGGACAGACGCTGGACGCGTTCGCCGCGGCGCGGGTCTTCGCGCCGTTAGGCATGCGCGACACGCGCTTCACGCCGGACACGGCCGACGCGGCGCTCATGCGGCGCACGGCGCCGACGGTGGTGGACACGTCGCGCGGCGGCTTGCTGCACGGCGTGGTGCACGACGGCAACGCGTGGGCGCTCGGCGGCGTGTCCGGGCACGCGGGGCTGTTCTCGTCGGCGCGCGACCTCGCGACGTTCGCGCAGACGGTCCTGAACGGCGGCACGTACGGCGGCGTGCGCGTGGTGGCGCCGCAGACGCTCGCCCGCTGGACGGCGCCGCAGGGGCCGGGCTCGAGCCGCGCGCTCGGCTGGGACACGCCGTCGGGAGCGTCGAGCTCCGGCCGCTACTTCTCGCCCCGCAGCCTCGGGCACACCGGGTTCACGGGCACCTCCATCTGGATCGACCCGGAGCGCGGACTGTTCGTCGTGCTGCTCACGAACCGCGTGAGCAGCCGCGGCGAGGGGCCGGTGCCGACCGCGCTGCGGCGCGCCGTGGCCGACGCGGTGCAGCGCGCGGTGCTCGACGCGCCGCTCGTCGACTGGGAGGCGTTCGGGGAGCGCCGTTAGGCGCTCGCCGTCAGGCGCATGACCGTCCCCGACCTCGCCGCGCCGCGGCACCACCACCGGCTGCACCTCGGGCCGCCGCCGCCACCGATCCGGCAGCGCGACCGCGTGCTGCTCGCGATCGCGTCGTTCAAGTTCGTGAAGGCGGCACTGTTCGTGGTCGTCGCGCTCGGCGCGTTCGGGCTGCTGAGCCGCCGGGCCGCCGCCCGCGCGCAGGACTGGGTCGCGACGCTCGCGGCGACCTACGACCGCGGACTCACGCACCGCGTCGTCGCGCTGCTCGAGCGCATCAGCGCGCTGAGCCGGCACCGCCTCGAGGCGCTCGGCGTGGCGGCGCTGCTCTACGCGGCGCTGTTCGTGACCGAGGGGATCGGCTTATGGCGCTGCCGCCGGTGGGCCGAGTACCTCACGGTCGTCGCGACGGCGTCGCTCGTGCCGTTCGAGGTGTACGAGATCACGCGCCGCGTCACGGTGCCGCGGGTGGGCGCGCTCGTCGTGAACCTGCTGGTCGTCTGGTACCTCGTGCGCCAGATCCGGCGCACGGCCCACCACCACCGTTAGGCGCCCTCCGCCGCGAGCGCGACGGCGATCTCCGCGGCGACGCGCGCGTTGTGCTTCACGAGCGCCACGTTCGCCGCGAGGCTGCGGCCGCCGGTGATCTCGACGATGCGCTTCAGCAGGAACGGCGTCGTCTCCTTGCCGACGATGCCGGCCGTGTCCATCTCGGTCAGCGCGCGCGCGATGATCGGGTCGATCTCCGCGCGCGGGATCTCGGCATCCTGCGGGATCGGGTTCGCGACGAGTGTGCCGCACGCGAGGCCGAGCGCGCGCTTCGCCCGCAGCATGGCGGCGACGTCGGCCGGCGTGTCGAGCGTGAGCGGCGCGGGGAAGCCGCTGTCGCGCGAGTAGAACGCGGGAAACGTCCGCGCGCCGAGCACGATCACGGGCACGCCGAGCGTCTCGAGCACCTCGAGCGTGCGGCCGATGTCGAGGATGCTCTTCACCCCCGCGCTCACGACGGCGACGTCGGTGCGCGCGAGCTCGGTGAGATCGGCCGACACGTCGAACGTCGACTCCGCGCCGCGGTGCACGCCGCCGGTGCCGCCGGTGGCGAACACGCGCACGCCGGCGAGCGCCGCGAGGCGCATCGTCGCCGAGACGGTCGTCGCGCCGTGGCGACCCGCGGCGATCACGTACGGCAGGTCGCGCACGCTCGCCTTCAGCACCGTGCGGTCGTTGCCGAGCAGCTCCAGCGCGTCGTCGTCGAGACCCACGGTCGGGACGCCGTGCAGCACCGCGATCGTCGCCGGCACGGCACCCGCGTCGCGCACCACGCGCTCCACGGCGCGCGCGGTCTCGACGTTCTGCGGGTACGGCATGCCGTGGCTGATGATGGTGCTCTCGAGCGCGACCACGGGCGCGCCGCGGTGGAGCGCGTCGCGCACCTCGTCGGTATGTCGGATGTCGATCATGCGCGGAATCTAGGGACGACGCGTCACGGCCACGCGTCCAGCATCGCGCGCAGCTCGGCCAGATCCGCCACGTGCGCGGTCGCGCGCGCGCGCACCACGCCGGGTCGCAGGATCTGGACGGCGCGCAGACCCAACCGCTCGGCGGCGGCGAGCTCGGAGTCGGGATTGTCGCCCACGACGAGCACGTCGTCGCGCGGCAGGGCGTGGCGCGTCATGAGGTCGACGAACAACCACTCCTTCCCGCGCCGGTCCGGCTCCTCGATCGCGTCGACCAGGAGCTCCTCGAAGTGCGCGCCGATGCCGAGCGCGCGCACCTTGCTCTCCTGCAGCCGCCTGAACCCGGACGTCACGAGGAAGCGGCGGTCGCCGAGGTGCGGCAGGACGTCGAGATCGCCGTAGCCGCGCATCGGCGCCCGCACCTCGATCTCGCTGAACGCGCGCCAGCCGGCGTCGCGCATCGCGGGCGTGAAGCCGTGGCGCTCGGCGACGACGTCGAACGCATGCACCCAGAAATCGCGGAGCGCCGCGTCCAGCGCGTCGGGCTCGACGTCGCCCCGATTCGCGCCGCGGATGGCGGCGAACACCGGCTCGACCAGCGACTCGTGGACCTCGCTCGCCGGCGCGAGACAGTTGTCGAGGTCGAAGATGATCGCGCGCAACGGCGGGTGCCTAACGGATCGACCGGCCGACGGCATGCTCGCCGCGTCGATGCCGCTGGCGGAAGCGGAGCGGGTTCTCGCCCGTCACGCGCCGGAACACCTTGTTGAAGTACGACACGCTCTCGAAGCCGCACGCGAGCGCGGCCTGCGTCACGCTGTGGCCGGTGAGCAGCAGCCGCTGCGCCTGGTGCACGCGATACCGGTTCACGAACTGGGTGAACGTGAGCCGCGTCATGCGCTTGAAGAAGCGACAGAACGCCGCATCGGTGAGGTTGACGACCGCCGCGGCCTCACGCAGCTGGATCTTCCGCCCGTACTCGTCGGCGACGAACCGGCCGAGCGCGCGCATGCGACGCTGCTCCTGCGGGTCGTACGCGTCGGCGGCGCACTCGGCGCGCAGCGGCGTCGCCTCGTCGCTCGACGCGAGCCGCTCGAAGATGCGGAGCAGCAGGAGCAGACGCTGGAACGGGGGCAGCGCGGGGAGGCGCGTGAGCTGACGCCCGACCGCGGCCTTCGTCGCGCCGTGGAACGAGAGGCCCGACCGCGCGCGCTCGAACAGTGCCGCGATCGGCGCGAGCTCCGGGGCGTCCCACGCGGTGGCACCGAGGAAATCGGGCTTCAGCTGCACGACCACCTTGCGGTACGCCGTGGTCACGCCGTAATCGAAGTTCAGGTGCGGCACGTTCGGTCCGATGAACACCAGGTCGCTGCCCTCGTAGCGCGAGATGTGGTCGCCGACGTGGCGCGTGCCGCTCGCCCCCTCGATGTAGACCACCTCGTACTCGGGGTGGTAGTGCCAGAGGAAGACGTCCGGGAGGTGCGGCGTCAGCAGCCGGAACGAGCTGTTCGGATCGGGCTCGACGTGCTCGAGGATGCTCCGCATCGGTGCGCTCCCGGGTGCCGGCGAGCAAGATAGTGCAAGAACCGGCCAGTCGCGGCCAAGCGCGTGCCGCCCGGTCGCGTCACCTTGGTGCATCGGCTCACCCCAACCGCGAGGCCCGCATGACCGTCCAGACCATGGCGCCTGCCGCCGCGCTGCCCGACAACGCGCACACCGACATCCCCGGCAACCCGACGACGGCGACGAGCAGTGCGGTGCGGCTCCGCGAGCACGCCGACGCGTCGACGCTGCGGGTGCTCTCCGAGGACGACTGGCGGTTCTGGAAGCGGAACGGCTACGTCGTCGTGAAGCAGGTCGTGCCGCGCGAGAACCTCGAGCGTCTCGCGTCGCTGCTCTGGGAGTTCGAGGAGAAGGATCCGAACGACCCCGAGACGTGGTACGCCCCGCCGCGCGCGGAGATGAAGATGAAGGAGCTGACCAACAGCGGCATGGTGGAGCTGTACAACCATCAGTACGAGTGGGACAACCGACAGCACCCGCGCGTGTACGACGCGTTCGTCGACGTGTGGGGCACCGAGAAGCTGTGGGTGACGATCGACCGTGCGAACCTCAACCTGCCGATGCGGCCCGGGTTCGAGTTCAAGGGGTTCATCCACTGGGACTACGACCCCGAGACGAAGCCGCAGAACGTGCAGGGGGTGCTCGCGCTCGCCGACCAGACCGACGAGAACATGGG carries:
- a CDS encoding HNH endonuclease, whose product is MKHEPTAITLDHVTPRRGQTAYDRRDNLVLACQRCNGNKADTPILAFLLGRPQRAETLLRYGQHLSPMLLDLARQVAGEEAAARAERLADPDYPYAD
- a CDS encoding serine hydrolase domain-containing protein; the encoded protein is MPHGAVAGTLAVSALVGACAPAPVRRPTVPAPVTVEPSRLATVATLVAAPPAAVGMDPRLPARLDSIVRAALAADAAPGASLAVGRWGRLVHLRGYGATDWAPGAPAVTDSTLYDLASLTKVIATTTSAMILEEEGRLDVSRPVHDYLPELDAPDKAAITVRMLLTHSGGLEAYAPLYTKYRGRAEYLAQINARPLKYVPGTQMVYSDWDMVLLQAVIERVTGQTLDAFAAARVFAPLGMRDTRFTPDTADAALMRRTAPTVVDTSRGGLLHGVVHDGNAWALGGVSGHAGLFSSARDLATFAQTVLNGGTYGGVRVVAPQTLARWTAPQGPGSSRALGWDTPSGASSSGRYFSPRSLGHTGFTGTSIWIDPERGLFVVLLTNRVSSRGEGPVPTALRRAVADAVQRAVLDAPLVDWEAFGERR
- a CDS encoding DUF2127 domain-containing protein yields the protein MTVPDLAAPRHHHRLHLGPPPPPIRQRDRVLLAIASFKFVKAALFVVVALGAFGLLSRRAAARAQDWVATLAATYDRGLTHRVVALLERISALSRHRLEALGVAALLYAALFVTEGIGLWRCRRWAEYLTVVATASLVPFEVYEITRRVTVPRVGALVVNLLVVWYLVRQIRRTAHHHR
- a CDS encoding pseudouridine-5'-phosphate glycosidase, producing MIDIRHTDEVRDALHRGAPVVALESTIISHGMPYPQNVETARAVERVVRDAGAVPATIAVLHGVPTVGLDDDALELLGNDRTVLKASVRDLPYVIAAGRHGATTVSATMRLAALAGVRVFATGGTGGVHRGAESTFDVSADLTELARTDVAVVSAGVKSILDIGRTLEVLETLGVPVIVLGARTFPAFYSRDSGFPAPLTLDTPADVAAMLRAKRALGLACGTLVANPIPQDAEIPRAEIDPIIARALTEMDTAGIVGKETTPFLLKRIVEITGGRSLAANVALVKHNARVAAEIAVALAAEGA
- a CDS encoding HAD family hydrolase translates to MRAIIFDLDNCLAPASEVHESLVEPVFAAIRGANRGDVEPDALDAALRDFWVHAFDVVAERHGFTPAMRDAGWRAFSEIEVRAPMRGYGDLDVLPHLGDRRFLVTSGFRRLQESKVRALGIGAHFEELLVDAIEEPDRRGKEWLFVDLMTRHALPRDDVLVVGDNPDSELAAAERLGLRAVQILRPGVVRARATAHVADLAELRAMLDAWP
- a CDS encoding AraC family transcriptional regulator yields the protein MRSILEHVEPDPNSSFRLLTPHLPDVFLWHYHPEYEVVYIEGASGTRHVGDHISRYEGSDLVFIGPNVPHLNFDYGVTTAYRKVVVQLKPDFLGATAWDAPELAPIAALFERARSGLSFHGATKAAVGRQLTRLPALPPFQRLLLLLRIFERLASSDEATPLRAECAADAYDPQEQRRMRALGRFVADEYGRKIQLREAAAVVNLTDAAFCRFFKRMTRLTFTQFVNRYRVHQAQRLLLTGHSVTQAALACGFESVSYFNKVFRRVTGENPLRFRQRHRRGEHAVGRSIR
- a CDS encoding phytanoyl-CoA dioxygenase family protein is translated as MTVQTMAPAAALPDNAHTDIPGNPTTATSSAVRLREHADASTLRVLSEDDWRFWKRNGYVVVKQVVPRENLERLASLLWEFEEKDPNDPETWYAPPRAEMKMKELTNSGMVELYNHQYEWDNRQHPRVYDAFVDVWGTEKLWVTIDRANLNLPMRPGFEFKGFIHWDYDPETKPQNVQGVLALADQTDENMGGFQCVPELFRTYDTWKLGQPADRDHFKPDVTGFEIVKVPMEAGDLLIFNSSLAHGIRPNRSNGKVRMAQYISMMPAQEENEALRQWRMSSWRDRIPPEGYAFPGDPRGWEQTRYARATLTPLGEKLLGLRSWDD